DNA from Mycobacterium bourgelatii:
GGGTACCGGTGGCGCCGCCGGGGTCGGTGGTACCCCTTGATTCCGTCGCCGGGCCCGAAGAGCGCTGCATGATCTGGCGTCGATCGATTGCCGCCTGAGCGCCGCGCCCGCTTGGTACTAACCTCAGGCGGGACATGACTGCCCCACGCCTGCACCGTGCGCTCGAGGCGAGCTTTGACGAGCTCTCCGCACGAGTCCCAGCCACCATCGGCGTCGCGATCGCGTATCCCGATGAGGTCCGCTCGTTGGGCCCCTGGTCGGTGGGAGTCGCATGGTCAACGATCAAGGTCCCGTTGGCCATCGCGGCACTACGGAACGACCCGTCGCGAGCGGATGACTTGGCAGTCAAGGCGATCAGCCAATCCGACAACGCAGCATCGGAGAGCTTGTGGTCGCAATTGGGCGACCCGACGGAAGCGGCCCGGCAGGTGCAAGCCGTCCTTCGGGAAGGCGGCGACTCGACCACCGTCGTCGAATCACGGCGACTTCGCGCCGGCTACACGCCATTTGGGCAAACGCAGTGGGCCTTGCGCGACCAAGCGCGCTTCGCCGCGAACCTGGCCGGTGTTCCCGATGCCGCCGTTGTCCTCGACCTGATGAACCGTCTTGTGGCCGAACAACAGTGGGGACTGGCCGCCAAAGGCGTTGCCGCCAAGGGCGGTTGGGGCCCAGGTGTGGAGGATGGCTATCTGGTGCGCCAATTCGGGATATTGCCAACAGAATTGGGCGTGTTGGGCGTGGCCATGGCGGCCGAGGCCGATACTTTCCAAACCGGCGTGGGAGTGCTCAACACATTGACGGAGTGGTTGTTCAACCACTCCGACGGGCTGGCCGTCACGGGACCGTCGCTGGACTAGCCCAGGATCGACGGGATGATCGCGTCGATCAGGTGCGGTCCGGGTTCGGCGAAGGCCTGCTGCAGCGCCTCGGCGAATTCTTCACAGGTGGTGACTCGACGTGCGGCAACACCCATGCCCTCCGCAATCTTGACGAAATCCATTGTGGGACGGCTGATGTCAAGCAGGTCGACCGCCTTGGGCCCGGGCGCGGAGCCCGCGCCGACACGCTGCAGCTCGATCCGCAAGATGTCGTAGGCGCCGTTGTTGTAGATGACGGTGGTGACGTCGAGGTTCTCCCGGGCCTGGGTCCACAGGCCCGAGATCGTGTACATCGCCGAGCCGTCGGATTCCAGATTCAGCACCGGACGATCCGGTGCGGCGACGGCGGCGCCCACTGACGTCGGAATCCCGTAACCGATCGCCCCGCCGGTCAGGGTCAACCAGTCGTGTGCAGGCGCGCCGGCGGTGGACGCCGCGAGCGTCACGCCAGAGGTGTTGGACTCGTCGACAACGATCGCCCGCTCCGGCAACAGCGCCCCGATCACGTCGGCGGCGCTCAGTGACGTCAGCGGGCCCGTCGGCAACTGCGGACGGGATGCGGGGGCGAGCGGCGCCGTCGTACCGGGCGCCACCTCTTCGGCCAAGGCAACCAACGCCACCGCGGCACCGCGGTGTTCGGCCAGCGTGTGCACGTCGCAGCCGGCGGGTACCAGATCGCTCGCCACGTCCGGGTAGGCGAAGAACGACACCGGTGACCGGGCTCCCGCCAGCAAGAGGTGCTTGGACCCGTCCAGTTGGGCCGCGGCCGCCTCGGCGAAGTACCCCAGCCGTTCGATGGCGGGCACGCCCGCGCCGCGCTCGAGCCGCGTCGGGAAGGTCTCACACAACAACCGCGCTCCGGTCGCCTGGGCAATGCGAGCGGCGGCGGCCAATCCCGGTCCACGAGTGGCGTCTCCTCCGATGAGGATTGTCGCCGGCTCGCCGGATCGCAGCAGCGCGGCCGCCGCCGATAC
Protein-coding regions in this window:
- a CDS encoding serine hydrolase; its protein translation is MTAPRLHRALEASFDELSARVPATIGVAIAYPDEVRSLGPWSVGVAWSTIKVPLAIAALRNDPSRADDLAVKAISQSDNAASESLWSQLGDPTEAARQVQAVLREGGDSTTVVESRRLRAGYTPFGQTQWALRDQARFAANLAGVPDAAVVLDLMNRLVAEQQWGLAAKGVAAKGGWGPGVEDGYLVRQFGILPTELGVLGVAMAAEADTFQTGVGVLNTLTEWLFNHSDGLAVTGPSLD
- a CDS encoding acetolactate synthase large subunit produces the protein MNGAQALINTLVDGGVDVCFANPGTSEMHFVAALDTVEKMRGVLTLFEGVATGAADGYARIADRPAAVLLHLGPGLGNGLANLHNARRAHVPIVVVVGDHATYHKKYDAPLESDIDAVAGTVSGWVRRTESAANVGSDTAEAIAASRSGPQVATLILPADASWSEGGQPAPFPGAEPVPADFDVSAAAALLRSGEPATILIGGDATRGPGLAAAARIAQATGARLLCETFPTRLERGAGVPAIERLGYFAEAAAAQLDGSKHLLLAGARSPVSFFAYPDVASDLVPAGCDVHTLAEHRGAAVALVALAEEVAPGTTAPLAPASRPQLPTGPLTSLSAADVIGALLPERAIVVDESNTSGVTLAASTAGAPAHDWLTLTGGAIGYGIPTSVGAAVAAPDRPVLNLESDGSAMYTISGLWTQARENLDVTTVIYNNGAYDILRIELQRVGAGSAPGPKAVDLLDISRPTMDFVKIAEGMGVAARRVTTCEEFAEALQQAFAEPGPHLIDAIIPSILG